A single region of the Candidatus Polarisedimenticolia bacterium genome encodes:
- a CDS encoding YicC/YloC family endoribonuclease yields MIKSMTGFGRGEASDEAVRYEVEVRGVNHRFLEIRFRLPQEIAHFEMDLRSHVARSVRRGRLDVTVDRAPTREPETVVTVNRDIVSRYLQAATELAREFQLPGALTLESALALPGAVRFEVRREAAEAEQETLHAALDRALESFDAARAAEGGRMEQDLRARLGAMEEDLRRIETSAAGAPQELTARLRKRLAELADAIPLDEMRLAQEAAYLAGRSDITEEIVRLRAHLRGARDLLAADGSPVGKSLDFLVQEMNRETNTIGSKSENLEISQVVLRLKSEVEKVREQIQNLE; encoded by the coding sequence ATGATCAAGAGCATGACCGGATTCGGCCGCGGCGAAGCCTCCGACGAAGCGGTGCGGTACGAAGTGGAGGTCCGGGGGGTGAATCACCGGTTCCTCGAGATCCGCTTCCGCCTGCCGCAGGAGATTGCGCACTTCGAGATGGATCTCAGGAGCCACGTCGCCCGGTCCGTCCGGCGCGGGCGTCTGGACGTCACGGTGGATCGCGCTCCGACGCGCGAGCCCGAGACCGTCGTCACGGTCAACCGCGACATCGTCTCCCGCTACCTCCAAGCGGCCACCGAGCTGGCGCGGGAATTCCAGCTTCCCGGCGCCCTGACGCTGGAATCGGCCCTGGCTCTGCCGGGCGCGGTGCGGTTCGAAGTCCGCCGGGAAGCGGCCGAGGCGGAACAGGAGACGCTCCATGCGGCGCTGGATCGGGCCCTCGAGTCGTTCGACGCCGCCCGCGCGGCTGAAGGAGGGAGGATGGAGCAGGACCTCCGCGCGCGCCTCGGTGCCATGGAGGAGGATTTACGACGCATCGAGACGTCCGCCGCCGGCGCCCCGCAGGAGCTCACGGCTCGCCTCCGAAAGCGCTTAGCGGAGCTTGCCGACGCGATCCCGCTCGACGAGATGCGGCTGGCGCAGGAAGCCGCCTACCTTGCCGGCCGGAGCGACATCACCGAGGAAATCGTCCGGCTCCGCGCCCATCTGCGCGGGGCGCGGGACCTTCTCGCCGCCGATGGCTCCCCGGTGGGGAAGTCGCTCGACTTCCTCGTGCAGGAAATGAACCGGGAGACGAACACGATCGGCTCCAAGTCCGAGAACCTGGAGATCTCCCAGGTCGTGCTCCGGCTCAAATCGGAGGTCGAGAAGGTTCGCGAACAGATCCAGAACCTCGAATGA
- a CDS encoding polysaccharide biosynthesis/export family protein → MRKTPERQATGWKAERSAILLSCLMAVAVPWDTGVPAAEAIRARDLSVRRGAADLIQLSLKTTGPVPSSRCEFRRENGLERLVLELPGVESGLKPSYEFAELMTGSIRVTTVSTGADPGLRVEIPVQGLSLRGWETSREGIEVSLSRSPALGASVPAPSGPVAAGGYRLGPGDRIEMAVYGHDDMKQTLQVLSDGSLVLPLAGVIPVSGKTLEEVRQDLEKRLKDYLVDPQVSLDIKEYQSQPVNVVGEVEKPGQYFLKGPTTLVDIIALAGWMSKEAGSDVIITRHESVPGKAGTIRQIVIKKENLLGGGIEYNPTIQAGDVVTVGPRQYFYIRGEVTKPGQLVLEDHPTVMKAISLALGFTPYARKGGIHILRTVNGVQTRVDVDLKAIEERKQQDIPLLPDDVIVIPRRRI, encoded by the coding sequence ATGAGAAAAACGCCGGAACGACAGGCCACCGGATGGAAGGCGGAGCGATCCGCCATCCTCTTGAGCTGCCTGATGGCCGTCGCGGTTCCGTGGGACACGGGCGTCCCGGCCGCCGAGGCGATTCGGGCGAGAGATCTGTCCGTGCGGCGCGGCGCGGCCGATTTGATCCAGCTCTCCTTGAAGACCACCGGTCCGGTTCCCAGCTCCCGTTGCGAGTTTCGGCGGGAGAATGGCCTGGAGCGGCTCGTTCTGGAGCTTCCGGGAGTCGAATCGGGATTGAAGCCCAGCTACGAATTCGCCGAGCTCATGACGGGGTCCATCCGGGTCACGACCGTCTCGACGGGCGCCGACCCGGGTCTTCGGGTGGAGATTCCGGTGCAGGGGCTGTCGCTGCGGGGATGGGAGACCAGCCGGGAGGGCATTGAGGTATCGCTTTCAAGATCCCCGGCCCTCGGCGCGAGCGTGCCGGCACCCTCCGGCCCCGTGGCCGCCGGAGGCTACCGGCTGGGCCCCGGAGACCGCATCGAGATGGCGGTTTATGGGCATGACGACATGAAGCAGACGCTCCAAGTTCTTTCGGACGGCAGCCTCGTTCTCCCGCTGGCGGGCGTGATCCCGGTCTCCGGCAAGACGCTGGAGGAGGTTCGCCAGGATCTCGAGAAGCGGCTGAAGGACTACCTGGTCGACCCGCAAGTCAGTCTGGACATCAAGGAATACCAAAGCCAGCCGGTGAACGTCGTGGGAGAGGTCGAGAAGCCCGGCCAGTACTTCCTGAAGGGCCCCACGACTCTCGTGGACATCATCGCCTTGGCCGGGTGGATGAGCAAGGAGGCGGGAAGCGACGTCATCATCACTCGCCACGAGAGCGTTCCCGGTAAAGCCGGCACGATCCGCCAGATCGTCATCAAGAAGGAGAACCTCCTGGGCGGCGGGATCGAGTACAACCCTACCATCCAGGCCGGGGACGTCGTGACGGTCGGTCCTCGTCAGTATTTTTACATCCGCGGAGAGGTCACCAAGCCCGGGCAGCTCGTTCTCGAGGACCACCCAACGGTGATGAAGGCGATCAGCCTGGCGCTCGGCTTCACCCCCTACGCCCGGAAGGGCGGGATCCATATCCTCCGTACCGTCAATGGGGTCCAGACGCGGGTCGACGTCGACCTGAAAGCCATCGAGGAGCGAAAGCAGCAGGACATCCCGCTGCTTCCCGACGACGTCATCGTCATCCCCCGGCGTCGGATATGA
- a CDS encoding polysaccharide deacetylase family protein, producing MRFHVLRYHGLYRDPEEIRGRPPQEYVSVDDFVHQVRWIRQNGYAMLTLRECRERAERGRLPEKVVCLSFDDGKESSLRLAVPVLAQEGGVATFFIVPAWLGRKNILVPSEVRDLASLGMEVGSHSLNHPFLTELGSSDLDREIAGSKDFLEDLLGRSVDCFSYPFGDANAKVRDAVEKAGYQVACGTRRGSNLLPPDWIYLRCWGMHRRVRGADLRGMLDRAGPSLGETAAEMVKRVVGMRRYARWTERWRRREVE from the coding sequence TTGAGATTCCACGTCCTCCGATATCACGGACTGTATCGCGATCCCGAGGAGATTCGCGGACGGCCTCCCCAGGAATACGTGTCGGTGGATGATTTCGTCCACCAGGTCCGATGGATCCGGCAGAACGGCTACGCCATGCTTACCTTGAGAGAGTGCCGCGAGCGGGCCGAGCGCGGCCGGCTCCCCGAGAAAGTCGTCTGTCTGAGCTTTGACGACGGAAAGGAAAGCAGCCTGCGCCTCGCGGTTCCCGTGCTGGCCCAGGAGGGAGGGGTCGCCACCTTCTTCATCGTCCCAGCCTGGCTCGGAAGGAAAAACATCCTGGTTCCCTCGGAGGTCAGGGACCTGGCATCCCTGGGGATGGAGGTCGGCTCGCACTCGCTGAACCATCCCTTCCTCACCGAATTGGGATCCTCGGATCTGGATCGGGAGATCGCCGGCTCGAAGGATTTTCTCGAAGACCTCCTCGGTCGCAGCGTGGATTGCTTCTCCTATCCGTTCGGAGACGCCAACGCCAAGGTGCGCGACGCCGTCGAGAAGGCGGGTTACCAGGTCGCCTGCGGGACGCGCCGGGGCTCGAACCTCCTGCCGCCCGACTGGATCTACCTGCGATGCTGGGGAATGCACCGGCGAGTCCGCGGCGCCGATCTGCGAGGGATGCTGGATCGCGCCGGACCGTCGCTGGGTGAGACCGCCGCCGAGATGGTCAAGCGGGTCGTCGGAATGCGACGCTACGCCCGGTGGACCGAGCGCTGGCGCCGGCGAGAGGTCGAGTGA
- a CDS encoding GDP-mannose 4,6-dehydratase: MRVLITGGAGFIGSHLAEAYLSRGDEVWVLDDLSTGGIQNIEHLKGQPGFHYVVETVMNIPVLAECIDRCDQVLHMAAAVGVRLIVESPVNTIETNIKGTENVLMLANKKKKKVLIASTSEVYGKSTKVPFSEDDDLVLGPTIKGRWSYACSKAIDEFLAIAYWKEKRHPVVICRLFNTVGPRQTGRYGMVIPTFVRQALSGQPITVFGDGTQSRSFTYVSDVVGAIVKLMDSDKTTGQVFNIGNGREITIMELAVLVKELTNSSSEILLIPYDRAYEEGFEDMPRRVPDISKIRKTIGYEPTLNIKEILKKVIEYERG; this comes from the coding sequence ATGAGAGTCCTGATCACGGGAGGGGCCGGCTTCATCGGCTCGCACCTGGCCGAAGCCTATCTCAGCCGCGGGGACGAGGTCTGGGTGCTCGACGATCTCTCGACCGGCGGCATCCAGAACATCGAGCATCTGAAAGGGCAACCCGGGTTCCATTACGTCGTGGAAACGGTGATGAACATCCCGGTTCTCGCGGAATGCATCGACCGCTGCGACCAGGTCCTGCACATGGCGGCGGCGGTCGGGGTCCGGCTCATCGTGGAGAGCCCGGTCAACACGATCGAAACGAACATCAAAGGCACCGAGAACGTGTTGATGCTGGCGAACAAGAAGAAGAAAAAGGTCCTGATCGCCTCCACGTCCGAGGTCTATGGCAAGAGCACGAAGGTGCCTTTCAGCGAGGACGACGACCTGGTGCTGGGTCCGACCATCAAAGGACGGTGGAGCTACGCATGCTCCAAGGCGATCGACGAATTCCTGGCCATCGCCTACTGGAAGGAGAAGCGGCACCCGGTCGTAATCTGCCGTCTCTTCAACACGGTCGGCCCTCGTCAGACGGGACGATACGGCATGGTGATCCCGACGTTCGTGCGGCAGGCCCTCTCCGGCCAGCCGATCACGGTGTTTGGAGACGGCACCCAGTCCCGCAGCTTCACCTACGTCTCCGACGTCGTCGGCGCGATCGTCAAGCTGATGGATTCCGACAAGACGACGGGACAGGTCTTCAACATCGGCAACGGCAGGGAAATCACCATCATGGAGCTGGCCGTCCTCGTCAAGGAGCTGACGAACAGCTCCTCGGAGATTCTTCTCATCCCCTACGATCGGGCCTACGAAGAGGGCTTCGAGGACATGCCCCGGCGGGTGCCGGATATCTCCAAGATTCGCAAGACGATCGGCTACGAGCCCACCCTGAACATCAAGGAAATCCTCAAAAAAGTCATTGAATACGAGCGTGGATAG
- a CDS encoding glycosyltransferase family 2 protein, with the protein MTSMAEWLFWGCAGMTAYSYAGYPVLLTLWTSLRGETPEDEAPGDRPLPRLSLIVPAYNEEQVIARKIRNSLELDYPEALLEIVVVSDGSSDATESVARAAAGGRVRLVFLENRRGKTACLNAVLPDLRGEILVFTDANAYFRADALRNLVRRFQDPRIGCVMGQLEYFREGPLNASLGEGLYWRYENFIKDRESRLGSTIVGNGAIYAMRRVLCAPLPERVEADVANPLLALRGGYRVVFERAARCQERAASTVREEFCRKTRIITNQITTYLHGARCFSPLPAMAWFQIISHKVLRWMVPLFLTGIFVACLAGGGGPFWSSLLGLQALFYAMALAGWILESRGRALPKQIFLPYYFCAVNAASVKGIADFLRGRHPVVWEKAASTR; encoded by the coding sequence ATGACTTCGATGGCGGAATGGCTGTTCTGGGGGTGCGCCGGGATGACGGCCTACTCCTACGCCGGCTATCCCGTTCTCCTGACATTGTGGACGAGCTTGCGGGGGGAGACGCCGGAAGATGAGGCCCCGGGGGATCGACCGCTGCCGCGGTTATCCCTCATCGTGCCCGCCTACAACGAAGAACAGGTCATCGCCCGGAAGATCCGCAACAGCCTCGAGCTCGACTATCCGGAAGCGCTCCTCGAGATCGTCGTCGTCTCCGACGGATCGAGCGACGCCACCGAATCGGTGGCGCGGGCCGCGGCAGGAGGGCGGGTGCGGCTCGTGTTCCTCGAGAATCGGCGCGGCAAGACGGCATGCCTGAACGCCGTCCTGCCCGACCTGCGCGGCGAAATCCTGGTGTTCACCGACGCCAACGCCTATTTCCGTGCCGACGCCCTGAGGAACCTGGTACGACGCTTCCAGGATCCCAGGATCGGCTGCGTGATGGGGCAACTGGAGTACTTCCGGGAAGGCCCGCTGAACGCCTCGCTCGGAGAAGGACTCTACTGGCGGTACGAGAATTTCATCAAGGACCGCGAAAGCCGCCTCGGCTCCACGATCGTCGGAAACGGGGCCATCTACGCCATGCGCCGCGTCCTTTGCGCGCCCCTTCCGGAGCGGGTCGAAGCGGACGTGGCCAATCCGCTGCTCGCGCTGCGCGGCGGGTATCGCGTGGTCTTCGAGAGAGCCGCCCGTTGCCAGGAGCGGGCGGCGAGCACGGTCCGGGAGGAATTCTGCCGAAAGACGCGGATCATCACGAACCAGATCACCACCTATCTGCACGGCGCGCGCTGCTTCTCGCCCCTCCCGGCGATGGCCTGGTTCCAGATCATCAGCCACAAGGTGCTTCGCTGGATGGTTCCGCTCTTCCTCACCGGGATCTTCGTCGCGTGCCTGGCGGGAGGAGGCGGACCCTTCTGGAGCTCTCTGCTCGGTCTCCAGGCGCTGTTCTATGCGATGGCCCTGGCGGGCTGGATTCTCGAGTCGCGCGGGAGAGCGCTGCCGAAGCAGATCTTCCTTCCCTATTATTTCTGTGCGGTCAACGCCGCCTCGGTGAAAGGAATCGCCGACTTCCTCCGCGGACGGCACCCCGTCGTCTGGGAGAAGGCGGCGAGCACCCGATGA
- a CDS encoding UDP-glucuronic acid decarboxylase family protein, whose protein sequence is MAKKRRVLITGGAGFIGSHLCDHFLLKGWEVICVDNLLTGSPDNVAHLLGEPRFRFVDLDVSGFIHVAGPIDAILHFASPASPIDYLEHPIETLKVGSLGTHKALGLAREKNASFLLASTSEVYGDPLVHPQRENYWGNVNPIGPRGVYDEAKRFSEALTMAYHRSHRLDTKIVRIFNTYGPRMRIQDGRAIPSFLAQSIQGKPLTVFGDGGQTRSFCYIADLVEGIYRLLKSPYHLPVNLGNPSEMTILEMAKEVLRVTRSRSKIVYRPLPVDDPKVRQPDIALANRLLHWKPRVGLRSGLVATARDFRTRLGKKVSKR, encoded by the coding sequence TTGGCCAAGAAGCGCCGCGTCCTGATCACCGGAGGGGCCGGTTTCATCGGCTCCCATCTCTGCGATCACTTTCTCCTCAAGGGATGGGAAGTCATCTGCGTCGACAATCTGCTCACCGGCTCTCCCGACAACGTCGCGCACCTGCTGGGTGAGCCGCGCTTCCGTTTCGTGGACCTCGACGTCTCCGGCTTCATCCACGTCGCAGGTCCGATCGACGCCATCCTGCATTTCGCGAGCCCGGCCAGCCCCATCGACTACCTGGAGCATCCCATCGAGACGCTCAAGGTGGGATCGCTCGGCACGCACAAGGCCCTCGGCCTGGCCCGGGAGAAGAATGCCTCGTTCCTCCTGGCCTCGACCTCGGAGGTCTACGGAGATCCCCTCGTCCATCCTCAGCGCGAGAATTACTGGGGAAACGTGAACCCCATCGGGCCGCGCGGCGTCTACGACGAGGCGAAGCGTTTCTCCGAGGCGCTCACCATGGCGTACCATCGAAGCCACCGGCTGGATACCAAGATTGTCCGGATATTCAACACCTACGGGCCGCGCATGCGGATTCAGGACGGGCGGGCCATCCCAAGCTTTCTGGCCCAGAGCATTCAGGGAAAGCCGCTCACCGTGTTCGGCGACGGCGGCCAGACGCGGAGCTTCTGCTACATCGCCGATTTAGTAGAAGGGATCTACCGCCTGCTGAAATCGCCATACCACCTCCCCGTGAACCTGGGGAATCCCTCCGAGATGACGATCCTCGAGATGGCCAAGGAGGTTCTCCGGGTCACCCGCAGTCGCAGCAAGATCGTTTATCGCCCCCTGCCGGTCGATGACCCCAAGGTCCGCCAGCCCGACATCGCGCTCGCCAACCGCCTGCTCCACTGGAAGCCGCGCGTGGGGCTGCGCTCCGGCCTTGTGGCCACCGCCCGCGATTTCCGGACGCGGCTCGGCAAAAAGGTCTCGAAGCGATAA
- a CDS encoding polysaccharide biosynthesis tyrosine autokinase, with the protein MEAPVRPVSAEKKEIHLRDYWATIRRWRWTVIAAFVIVFTLVALFTFLQPPVYRASAKIEIQPSTRRVAPVADVSELGSTGYGWFSEDRYYNTQFEVIKSRAVAEKVFDRLNLWSDPRFKGLKDPIDAFKSSVIVEPVELTGIVVISLEGNDPEKTALWVNTLADVYVERNMDMALKATDRAMKSLLQQIEPLRGKLVKSQEESFHVAEKQKIFVPEDQQKMMVGTLTSLQNDLTETQIGIAKQEAVIRRIEEVGREGGSYLTIPEIAKDPIIEGLYKDRIALEQEIQKLLSIFKEKHVTVVEKEAELARLDQRIAAECDRIVARIKTEYAIRNDHERKVLAQIENAKSESLDMTQRASTYELARGDAAETRKIYDLISSRLKEINLSSQLLNNNIRVLDNSQVPLAPVRPRKALNLVIGALSGLLLGVGLAFFLEYLDNTVRTSEDVEQYLKLHILSIIPKMTDESSYAVRESLQTLRTSLLFSRKSRSKNLVLFTSAGPQEGKSTTLVALAKTMAASGERVAVLDCDLRRPTIHVHLDLDKRHGMTNFILAPETEGWHNYLKNSKIPNLYAMTSGPLPPNPPDIFGNDRFTAMLTELKNDFDWVFIDSPPVASLTDSILLASMTDMVAIVIRHNQTDKELVRRCVANVRNVNANVIGAVLNHVDLERSSYRDYYYAGYYYYGEGRGSKSKGSQVRSASGKGADVPLEERAAR; encoded by the coding sequence ATGGAAGCACCTGTCCGACCTGTTTCGGCTGAGAAGAAGGAGATCCATCTCCGCGATTACTGGGCCACGATACGACGCTGGCGGTGGACTGTCATCGCTGCCTTCGTAATCGTTTTCACCCTGGTGGCCCTGTTCACTTTCCTCCAGCCGCCCGTCTACCGGGCCAGCGCGAAAATCGAGATTCAGCCCTCCACGCGCCGGGTCGCCCCGGTCGCCGACGTCTCCGAGCTCGGCAGCACGGGCTACGGCTGGTTCTCCGAGGACCGCTACTACAACACGCAGTTCGAGGTCATCAAGAGCCGCGCCGTCGCGGAGAAGGTTTTCGACCGTCTCAACCTGTGGAGCGATCCGCGGTTCAAGGGGCTCAAGGATCCCATCGACGCGTTCAAGAGCTCGGTCATCGTCGAGCCGGTGGAATTGACCGGCATCGTGGTGATCTCCCTGGAGGGCAACGATCCCGAAAAGACCGCTCTCTGGGTGAATACTCTTGCCGACGTCTACGTCGAGCGCAACATGGACATGGCCCTGAAGGCCACCGACCGCGCCATGAAATCCCTTCTCCAGCAGATCGAGCCGCTCCGGGGAAAGCTCGTCAAGAGCCAGGAAGAGAGTTTTCACGTCGCCGAGAAGCAGAAGATTTTCGTTCCCGAGGATCAGCAAAAGATGATGGTCGGGACGCTCACCAGCCTCCAGAACGATCTCACCGAGACGCAGATCGGAATTGCCAAGCAGGAGGCAGTGATACGACGAATCGAGGAGGTCGGCCGGGAAGGAGGTTCCTACCTCACCATTCCCGAGATCGCCAAGGATCCGATCATCGAGGGTCTCTACAAGGATCGCATCGCCTTGGAACAAGAGATCCAGAAGCTTCTGAGCATCTTCAAAGAGAAGCACGTCACGGTCGTCGAGAAAGAAGCCGAGCTGGCCCGGCTCGACCAGCGCATCGCCGCGGAATGCGATCGGATCGTGGCGCGCATCAAGACCGAATACGCCATCCGCAACGATCATGAGCGGAAGGTCCTGGCCCAGATCGAAAACGCCAAGAGCGAATCGCTCGACATGACGCAGAGGGCCTCGACGTACGAGCTGGCCCGCGGTGACGCCGCGGAGACCCGCAAGATCTACGATTTGATCAGCAGCCGCTTGAAGGAGATCAACCTCAGCTCCCAGCTCCTGAACAACAACATCCGGGTCTTGGACAATTCCCAGGTGCCGCTGGCCCCCGTCCGTCCGCGCAAGGCACTGAACCTGGTGATCGGCGCGCTCAGCGGACTTCTGCTCGGGGTCGGCCTCGCGTTCTTCCTGGAGTATCTCGACAACACGGTACGGACGTCGGAGGATGTCGAGCAGTATTTGAAGCTTCACATCCTGTCGATCATTCCGAAAATGACGGACGAGAGCAGCTACGCGGTCCGGGAGTCGCTGCAGACCCTGCGGACCAGCCTGCTGTTCTCCCGAAAGAGCCGCAGCAAGAACCTCGTCCTGTTCACGAGCGCCGGGCCCCAGGAGGGGAAGAGCACAACTCTCGTCGCCCTGGCGAAAACCATGGCCGCGTCCGGGGAGCGCGTCGCCGTGCTCGACTGCGATCTGCGCCGCCCCACGATCCACGTCCACCTCGACCTCGACAAGCGCCACGGAATGACGAATTTCATCCTCGCGCCCGAAACCGAAGGATGGCACAACTACTTGAAGAACTCGAAGATTCCCAATCTCTACGCCATGACGTCCGGACCGCTTCCTCCCAACCCGCCCGACATCTTCGGAAACGACCGCTTCACGGCGATGCTGACCGAGCTCAAGAACGATTTCGACTGGGTTTTCATCGACTCTCCGCCGGTCGCCTCCCTGACCGACTCGATCCTCCTCGCCTCCATGACCGACATGGTCGCGATCGTGATCCGGCACAACCAGACCGACAAGGAGCTCGTGCGACGCTGCGTGGCAAACGTCCGGAACGTCAACGCCAACGTGATCGGCGCGGTCCTTAATCACGTGGATCTCGAGCGCTCGAGCTACCGCGATTACTACTACGCCGGCTATTACTACTACGGGGAGGGGAGAGGCTCGAAGAGCAAGGGAAGCCAGGTAAGATCCGCTTCCGGGAAGGGCGCCGACGTGCCCCTGGAGGAAAGGGCGGCTCGCTGA
- the lpxB gene encoding lipid-A-disaccharide synthase, whose amino-acid sequence MTSGTPRILMVAGEASGDLYGALLARELSGRRPGIRIGGVGGTRMEEEGIPLLAHSRDLAVVGLVEVLAHFGPIRAAFRRVVSQLRDDPPDLLVLIDYPDFNLRLAKEARRRGVRVVYFISPQVWAWRPSRVLQIGRTVDKILVILPFEEEIYRRAGVPVEFVGHPLLDILPEPGALGPSRLRFNIPPGRRVVGLLPGSRRREIESHLPVMLEAAAELRRRIGDFLAVIPLASTLRRGDLDAYLGSTPGAPEVLVLDGPPGEVLNTMDAAMVKSGTATLEAGLMGVPMVVVYRTAPLTYLLASLLANVRQVGLVNIVAGKELAPELVQRRFTPERIVTAMEPILKDPARAEAIRRDLAVLRSRLGEPGCFRRSARAVLEVLDAAGARPSGGAP is encoded by the coding sequence GTGACGTCCGGGACGCCGCGAATCTTGATGGTCGCCGGCGAGGCTTCGGGCGATCTCTACGGGGCGCTCCTGGCGCGCGAGCTGTCGGGGCGAAGGCCGGGAATCCGCATCGGCGGAGTGGGCGGGACGCGCATGGAGGAGGAGGGGATCCCTCTCCTCGCGCACTCACGGGATCTCGCGGTGGTCGGGCTGGTCGAGGTCCTGGCTCACTTCGGGCCGATTCGGGCCGCGTTCCGTCGCGTGGTCTCCCAGCTTCGCGACGATCCTCCCGATCTCCTCGTGTTGATCGATTATCCCGACTTCAATCTGCGGCTCGCCAAGGAAGCCCGGCGGCGCGGGGTTCGCGTCGTCTACTTCATCAGCCCCCAGGTCTGGGCCTGGCGGCCTTCCCGGGTCCTCCAGATCGGCCGGACGGTCGATAAGATCCTGGTCATCCTGCCGTTCGAAGAGGAGATTTATCGCAGGGCCGGCGTTCCGGTGGAGTTCGTCGGCCATCCCCTCCTGGACATCCTCCCGGAGCCCGGCGCTCTCGGGCCGAGCCGCCTGCGGTTCAACATCCCCCCGGGACGCCGCGTGGTCGGGCTCCTTCCGGGCAGCCGGCGGCGCGAGATTGAATCTCATCTTCCCGTCATGCTGGAAGCCGCCGCCGAGCTGCGGCGGCGGATCGGTGATTTTCTCGCGGTCATCCCGCTCGCTTCGACCCTGCGCCGCGGGGATCTGGACGCTTACCTCGGATCGACCCCGGGAGCGCCCGAGGTGCTCGTCCTGGACGGCCCGCCCGGGGAGGTGCTCAACACGATGGACGCCGCGATGGTAAAATCGGGAACGGCCACCCTCGAAGCCGGCCTGATGGGCGTCCCGATGGTGGTGGTCTACCGGACGGCCCCGTTGACCTATCTGCTCGCTTCGCTCCTTGCGAACGTGCGTCAGGTCGGCTTGGTGAACATCGTCGCCGGCAAGGAGTTGGCTCCGGAGCTGGTGCAGCGTCGTTTCACCCCTGAGAGGATCGTGACCGCCATGGAGCCGATACTCAAGGATCCCGCGCGCGCCGAAGCGATCCGGCGCGACCTTGCCGTTCTCCGGAGCCGGCTGGGGGAGCCCGGCTGCTTCCGGCGATCGGCCCGCGCGGTGCTCGAGGTCCTCGACGCCGCCGGCGCCCGGCCGTCCGGGGGGGCGCCATGA
- a CDS encoding glycosyltransferase family 2 protein, protein MPEALGQFLFLFSLLLLAYIHFGYPALLWTLGRIRPRPVRRDDITPVIDLVIGAFNEEAVLAKKLENCLELDYPRDRLNLIVASDASTDRTHEIARRFESRGVKLVVAPRRRGKAANFRELVPSLRGDLILFSDAGSLYRSDTLRKISRNFADPEVGCVGGRIRYVNPGETSVTQGEGLYWRYEVFLRKAESLIGSAVVLSGAVYAIRRELYRAVPDHLPDDFMSPMNVLDQGRRVIYDTDTEILETMATSPRTEIATKTRIISRNFTALRSMKRLLDPRRDPLLAVQLLSHRLLRWFVLPIALMLLLSNLMLIHRPVYAALLAGQILFYLLALAGFLLNRAGKRSKVAFLPFYFVLVNLSAALALGRLLLGHRVRGVWEPVER, encoded by the coding sequence ATGCCGGAAGCCCTCGGCCAATTCCTCTTCCTGTTCTCTTTGCTGCTCCTGGCTTACATCCACTTCGGCTATCCGGCGCTTCTCTGGACGCTTGGCCGAATCCGTCCCCGGCCCGTGCGGCGCGACGACATCACCCCGGTCATCGATCTCGTCATCGGGGCCTTTAACGAGGAGGCCGTCCTCGCCAAGAAGCTCGAGAATTGCCTCGAGCTCGACTATCCGCGGGACCGTCTGAACCTCATCGTGGCGTCGGACGCGTCGACGGACCGGACCCACGAGATCGCGCGGCGCTTCGAGAGCCGCGGCGTGAAGCTGGTGGTCGCTCCCCGCCGGCGGGGAAAGGCCGCCAACTTCCGCGAACTGGTGCCGTCGCTTCGCGGAGACCTCATCCTTTTCTCGGACGCGGGAAGCCTGTACCGGAGCGACACGCTTCGCAAGATCTCCAGGAACTTCGCCGATCCGGAGGTGGGGTGCGTGGGCGGACGGATACGCTACGTCAATCCCGGAGAGACCTCCGTGACCCAGGGCGAAGGTCTCTACTGGCGGTACGAGGTGTTCCTGCGAAAAGCCGAGAGCCTCATCGGATCCGCCGTGGTGCTGAGCGGGGCGGTCTACGCAATCCGTCGCGAGCTTTACCGGGCCGTCCCGGATCACCTGCCCGACGATTTCATGAGCCCCATGAACGTCCTGGATCAAGGCCGCCGCGTTATCTACGACACCGACACGGAAATCCTGGAAACGATGGCCACCTCCCCCCGGACCGAAATCGCCACGAAAACGCGGATCATCTCCCGTAATTTCACGGCCCTGCGATCCATGAAGCGGCTTCTGGATCCGCGTCGCGATCCCCTCCTCGCGGTGCAACTCCTCTCCCACCGGCTTCTCAGGTGGTTCGTGCTGCCGATCGCTTTGATGCTCCTGCTCTCCAACCTGATGCTGATCCATCGTCCCGTCTACGCGGCGCTCCTGGCGGGGCAGATCCTCTTTTACCTGCTGGCTCTGGCCGGATTCCTGCTGAACCGGGCGGGCAAGCGCTCGAAGGTCGCCTTCCTGCCGTTCTATTTCGTCCTGGTGAACCTCTCGGCGGCGCTGGCCCTCGGACGGCTCCTGTTGGGGCACCGGGTGAGGGGAGTGTGGGAGCCGGTCGAACGATGA